Below is a genomic region from Jiangella gansuensis DSM 44835.
AACGAGAACGTCGCCGCGCCACCGCTGACGAGGGGCATCTTGCCTGCTCTCACCTGACGAAGGAGCGACCCGTCCGGCGCATAGATAGTTCCCGGGCCGTACACGTGGCCGAGCCGCAGGACCAGCCCGCCGGCGTCCCGGGTCGACTGTTCCAGCTCGCGGAGGGCGGCCAGGACCGGGACGAATGGTTTCGGCGGCTTGCGCCACAACGGCGCGTCCTCGTTCGCAGGGCCATCCCCGTGGGGGTCGTACGCGTACGCGAGTCCTTGCGCGATCATCCGCTCGACGCCACCGGCGGCGGCGATCAGGTTGCGTGTGCCCTCGGTGCGGAGCCGGTTGGTCAGCGTGAACTGCTCGGCGAGCCGCTTCGGATCGATCTCCGGCGGAATCGCGGTCAGCATGTTCACGACCGCATCCGGAGCCGCCTCGTCGACGGCACGTTGGATCGACGAGCGGTCCAAGGCGTCGCCGACGACGATCCGGACACCCGCCAGGCCGGCATCCGCGCCCGGAGCGCTCCTGGCCAGGCCGACGACGTCGTGCCCGGCAGCGACCAGGGCAGGACACAACTGACGGCCGATCACCCCGGTGGCTCCCGCGACCAGAACGCGCATCATTCCTCCAAGCGATCGGCAGTCGGATACGCCGTTCACGCTCGCAGCGCGGGCCCGGTCACCACCAGTGCTCAGCGCACTGACTGACCGCGCGGACGCATCGGCCGGACATGCAATCCGCACCGTGCGCGGGACGGGTGCGACAGGGGTCCGGTGCGAATCGCGGTGCCTAGATCCAGCCGGCTTCCGTGGCGATCCGGATGGCGTCGACCCGGTTCCGCGCGCCGAGCTTCGTCACGGCGGCAGCGAGGTAGTTGCGCACCGTACCGTACGTGAGGTGCAGCCGCGCCGCGATCTCTCGCGGGTTCGCACCTTCCGAGGTCAGCCTCAGCACATCGGCTTCGCGCTCGGTCAAGGGGTTGTCGGCCACGTCCAAGGCCGCGTAGGCGAGCTGGGGATCGATCACCCGGCCGCCGGCCGCTATCGTCCGGATCGCGGCGACCAGATCCTGCGGCCGGGAGTCCTTCAACATGAAGCCCGCCACGTTGGCTCTGGCGCTGCGTCGCAGGTTGCCGGGCCGGCCGAGTCCGGTGAGGATCAGCGACCGGCACCCCGGCAGGAGGTCACGCAACTCGGCTGCCGCGTCCAGGCCGTCGCGCTCGGGTAGCTCGATGTCGATCACGGCGACATCGGGCCGATCCCGCAGGGCCGTCGGCACGATCGCATCGCCGGTCGCGACCGACGCGACGACTTCGATGTCGTCCTCGTAGCTGATCAAGTCGACCAGGGCCTCGCGGAGCAGGCGGACGTCCTCGGCCACCAGAACCCGAATCACAGAATGCCCCCAGCGTCAGTCAACTGAGCACGGTCATGTCACCCTACGTGGTCCGGGCTCTGCGATGATGACGCAACTGACCGTGAAGGTGATCGCCCGGGAAGGCGGTCGCGGCGCGCTGGCAACCCAGCCGGAGCCGACGCTGAGCTGGAACGGAGGCACCTGGTGACACGGCAACCGCGGTTCGCCTGGCTGGTGGCGTTCGGCGTCGTCGCGCTCCTGTTCGTGTCCCGGGTCATCTATCACCTGCAAGCACTCGACTACCACGCGAAATGGACGGCTGGCCTGGCCGCGTTCAGTGTCGCGGCGGTCGTCGCCCTGGCGATCAGCCTGGTGCTGCTCATCGTCCGGCGCGGGAACCCGGCGCTGCTCCTGGGCATCCAGGCTGTTGCGGTGTTTGCGCCCTACCTGGTGATCGGGCAGGGTTGGGCCCTTGCGGGCACGGTGCTGTGCGCGAGCATCCTGCTGGTGGTTCCACGGCGCACCTCCTGGGTGCTGTTCGCCGCCGTGGCCATCGGTGACGCCGGCCTCGCCGCCTCCCTCCACCCGTCCGCCCTGATGTTCGTGTACGTCGTGTTCGTCAACGTGGCCAACGGCTTCGCGATCTTCGCCATCGTCCGGATGGCTCAGCTCGTGCAGCAGACTCACGACGACGGGCAGCGGCTCGCCGACATCGAGGTCGAGGCGGAGCGGTTGCGTGCGGCCGACCGGCTCAGTGCCGACGTGGGCAGCCACCTGTCCGCCCTCACCAGACAGACCCGTGAGGTGCTCAGGTCGCCCACGCTCGGCGACGACCGCCTCACAGTCATTCGTGGGCTCGCCGACCGGGCAGCCACCGACGCGCGGACGATTGCCGACATCCACCGCAACCTCAGCGTGCACAGCTCGTCGCCCACGCGACAGCCACCTGCCGGCGTCGGGCTCCGCTTCGCCACCTGGGCACACCTGTTGATCGTGGCCAACTTCGTCGCCACCTCCGTCATCAACCTGTTCATGGGCGGGGGCGTTCCTGACCACCTGATGGTGGGGCTGGTCGTGGTCCTCGTAGCGGCGGCACTCCAGCTCGCCATCGG
It encodes:
- a CDS encoding NAD-dependent epimerase/dehydratase family protein codes for the protein MRVLVAGATGVIGRQLCPALVAAGHDVVGLARSAPGADAGLAGVRIVVGDALDRSSIQRAVDEAAPDAVVNMLTAIPPEIDPKRLAEQFTLTNRLRTEGTRNLIAAAGGVERMIAQGLAYAYDPHGDGPANEDAPLWRKPPKPFVPVLAALRELEQSTRDAGGLVLRLGHVYGPGTIYAPDGSLLRQVRAGKMPLVSGGAATFSFSHTVDIASAVVAALDSDEAGVLNVVDDEPARMSEWLPFLARLIGAPQPKTAPAFLARLAVGSWGVAFMSQLRGADNTRAKNALDWKPRYASWRAGFATELGGLAAADAS
- a CDS encoding response regulator transcription factor — translated: MIRVLVAEDVRLLREALVDLISYEDDIEVVASVATGDAIVPTALRDRPDVAVIDIELPERDGLDAAAELRDLLPGCRSLILTGLGRPGNLRRSARANVAGFMLKDSRPQDLVAAIRTIAAGGRVIDPQLAYAALDVADNPLTEREADVLRLTSEGANPREIAARLHLTYGTVRNYLAAAVTKLGARNRVDAIRIATEAGWI